Proteins from a genomic interval of Rhizoctonia solani chromosome 12, complete sequence:
- a CDS encoding rRNA biogenesis protein RRP5 translates to MAPQKRTRDLTKRSHEPGSYDAQAAPAGKKVKFGEDGSSKDVGQRPTTLLSEEVDFPRGGGVTLEELNKSTSATAMEVDGQPIPKKVIKRAKGGKKDKKGKQKADASVSVKSDTIRVEHLNYKRLEPGQRLFGQITSILPLALIVSLPNQLMGHVPIVNVSTQLTARLEATPSNSSEAEEEEEEEEDNDGVPSLSQMFKPGQYVSCMVKQVRPVSSTIDFGAKPRDEEEKAARRVELSIRPTEVNEAVGTGDLRTGFNITGIKDVSGFIPYKDKSNPDERRLSVGQVVSSTVVKLSENKRLCTLSVEPDAIQTASLTEATSAHALLPGTLVSALVTAVVPSGLNLQVLGYFGGTIELFHLPSGADVKEGDKVKARILWDIPGSSPPRFALSLLPHVIRLTPPSIQPIPVQESKKSKKKTEIISEDAPTLREAYPVGMILEAVKVTRVESEWGLVCEVTEGVGAFVHISQISDSLIPQLSSTSGTWRLGSSHRARVIGYHALDGLLLLSFKPSVLELEYMQVADVEVGKRLKGTIVRLRESGLVVALSDKVTGLVTPQHYADIKLKHPERKFKEGATIKCQVLNVNPERSRVLLTLKKSLLDSTLPILAAFEDAKVGIVTPGVVQRIEERFVILEYYGGVKALVPLNELTDTQVSSTSGLFTMGQVVKSRIISIDKDQHRLTASIRQAAPSFQGPVDISKVEVGSTVSGTVSAVHDENVVLSLDDPESGRALLSVSNLANARGTTVPQLRSSLENGERILGLSVISVNAEKALVIVSAAKPKEKSKPKTGISSSLRIDALEEGQTVSGRITQTMGTGIGVRLSSHVVGRLHATDVADDYTGPSAVHPAEGSVVEVAIVRVDKNLKRVDVSMRKSRLEPPSKPKIVDREITKIEELKVGEKVRGIVKSIVQHGIFVMLGRDLDARIQIKELFDEPTKYVKDWQSRFSIGQVVETRVLATNPETNQIELTMRSGDINKLLKRTVGLSDFQVGQKVEGRIKRVADFGIFIEISGTKISGLCHKSEISDNKKANVSEALKSFREDDQIKAVILSIDTAARKISFGIKPSYFDDEDFAMKDASEDGDSSEEGEGEGEDNDDDEDQDEEAGEEEVLEEEEEGEEDSDEELAEAIAEVALPEETIATPKTTHSSKDAPALSLSGGFNWSGQGEDGADEGASGSEGSDSEDEDSAKKSKKKKKRGILKDMTADLHTKVPESTADFERVLLGSPNSSYLWIQYMSFQLQLSEVDKAREIGRRALQTINYREEQEKLNVWIALLNLENQFGTEESLEALFKDAARHNDSKTVHLRMAAIFDESEKTQRAEEQYARTAKKFSQSSKVWTLFGEYYLKTGKLEESRKLLARSLLSLPQRKHLKTISTFARMEYKLGDPERGKTIFEGIVESHPKRNDLWSMYIDMEVSQGNAQSIRNVFNRALARKLTAKQAKFFFKKWLEIEKRIGDDAGAEAVKEKAVAWMQSHSGSGEES, encoded by the exons ATGGCACCTCAGAAACGGACTCGGGACTTG ACAAAACGATCTCATGAGCCAGGATCTTACGATGCCCAGGCCGCACCAGCCGGGAAGAAGGTCAAGTTTGGGGAGGACGGCAGCTCGAAGGATGTAGGCCAGAGACCAACCACTTTACTCAGCGAAGAAGTCGACTTTCCTCGAGGTGGCGGTGTCACGCTGGAGGAGCTGAATAAGTCTACAAGTGCTACTGCTATGGAAGTTGATGGCCAACCC ATTCCCAAAAAGGTTATAAAACGAGCTAAAGGAGGAAAGAAAGACAAAAAGGGGAAACAAAAGGCAGATGCGAGCGTTAGCGTTAAGAGCGACACAATCCGGGTAGAGCATCTCAATTATAAA CGTCTCGAACCTGGACAGAGACTATTTGGTCAAATAACATCCATTCTACCTCTTGCCCTCATCGTTTCCCTACCTAACCAACTGATGGGGCATGTCCCTATCGTCAACGTATCGACTCAACTCACCGCTCGTTTGGAAGCTACGCCGTCAAATTCTTCTGAagccgaggaagaggaggaagaggaagaggacaATGATGGAGTGCCCTCTTTGTCGCAAATGTTCAAGCCTGGCCAATATGTCTCGTGTATGGTCAAGCAAGTGCGGCCAGTATCCTCTACAATAGATTTTGGTGCAAAACCACGAGACGAAGAGGAAAAGGCCGCTCGGCGGGTCGAGCTGTCGATTCGACCGACCGAGGTTAATGAAGCTGTCGGTACCGGGGACCTCCGAACCGGATTC AATATCACCG GTATCAAAGATGTATCGGGCTTCATTCCGTACAAGGACAAGTCCAATCCCGATGAGAGGCGACTAAGCGTTGGCCAGGTTGTGTCTTCGACTGTAGTAAAATTATCGGAAAACAAGCGATTATGCACACTGTCCGTTGAGCCAGACGCAATCCAAACCGCTTCA CTAACCGAAGCCACTTCGGCACACGCATTGCTTCCAGGAACGCTAGTATCAGCATTGGTCACTGCAGTTGTCCCTAGCGGATTAAATCTTCAGGTTCTGGGATATTTCGGCGGAACAATCGAACTGTTCCATCTCCCAAGCGGGGCAGATGTTAAAGAGGGAGATAAG GTCAAAGCCCGAATATTGTGGGATATTCCTGGCTCAAGTCCCCCTCGCTTCGCTCTTTCGTTGCTCCCTCATGTCATTCGACTCACACCACCATCTATCCAGCCTATCCCTGTCCAAGAATCTAAAAAATCGAAGAAAAAGACAGAAATCATCTCCGAGGATGCACCCACTCTGAGGGAAGCATATCCAGTTGGCATGATCCTGGAAGCGGTAAAGGTCACGCGCGTCGAGTCGGAATGGGGGCTGGTGTGCGAAGTAACAGAGGGAGTCGGAGCATTCGTACAC ATCTCTCAAATTTCCGATTCGCTTATTCCTCAATTGTCGAGTACATCTGGAACCTGGCGTCTAGGAAGCAGTCACCGCGCACGTGTGATCGGATACCATGCGTTGGATGGGCTCTTGTTGCTCAGCTTCAAACCGAGTGTTCTGGAATTGGAGTATATGCAAGTGGCTGATGTAGaggttgggaaaagactaaag GGAACAATTGTTAGGTTGCGTGAGAGTGGTCTTGTCGTTGCTTTATCGGACAAGGTTACGGGCCTGGTGACCCCGCAGCATTACGCAGATATCAAGTTAAAGCACCCGGAGCGCAAGTTTAAAGAGGGAGCAACCATTAAATGTCAG GTTCTTAATGTGAACCCTGAACGAAGTCGAGTACTCTTGACCCTCAAAAAATCGCTCCTAGATTCAACTCTTCCTATATTAGCAGCATTCGAAGATGCAAAAGTAGGAATAGTTACACCTGGTGTGGTACAGCGGATCGAAGAACGGTTTGTAATATTGGAGTACTACGGAGGTGTGAAAGCGTTGGTCCCGCTCAATGAATTGAC GGACACCCAAGTATCCAGCACCTCAGGTCTCTTTACCATGGGCCAAGTGGTCAAATCCCGCATCATCTCTATTGACAAGGACCAGCACCGTCTAACTGCAAGCATCCGACAAGCAGCCCCTTCCTTCCAAGGCCCAGTGGATATTTCCAAAGTTGAAGTCGGAAGTACCGTATCAGGAACGGTCTCGGCGGTACATGACGAAAACGTTGTTCTCTCCTTGGATGACCCAGAAAGTGGCCGGGCCTTACTGAGCGTCTCCAACTTGGCCAATGCGCGTGGAACAACTGTCCCCCAGCTCCGCTCATCGCTAGAGAATGGAGAACGAATCCTAGGTTTATCCGTGATTTCTGTGAACGCAGAAAAGGCGCTTGTCATCGTTTCGGCTGCTAAACCCAAGGAAAAATCCAAGCCTAAAACTGGGATTTCCTCGTCTCTGCGAATCGACgcattggaagaaggccaaaCTGTATCTGGGCGTATCACTCAAACTATGGGCACTGGGATTGGTGTTAGGctgtccagccatgttgtcGGGAGACTCCATGCTACGGATGTGGCGGACGATTACACTGGCCCCTCTGCTGTACACCCAGCCGAGGGAAGCGTTGTCGAAGTCGCTATCGTTCGCGTTGACAAAAACCTCAAACGGGTAGATGTCTCGATGCGTAAATCCCGTCTTGAACCTCCTTCGAAACCCAAGATTGTTGACCGAGAAATTACTAAGATTGAGGAGCTGAAGGTCGGGGAGAAGGTCCGGGGAATAGTAAAATCCATTGTTCAGCACGGAATTTTCGTTATGCTTGGGCGGGACCTGGATGCACGTATTCAAATCAAGGAGCTCTTTGACGAG CCCACCAAGTACGTGAAAGATTGGCAATCTCGCTTCTCAATCGGCCAGGTCGTTGAAACCCGAGTGCTCGCTACGAACCCGGAAACGAACCAGATCGAATTAACGATGCGCTCAGGGGACATCAATAAGCTTCTCAAACGTACTGTTGGCCTGTCAGACTTCCAAGTCGGACAGAAGGTTGAAGGACGAATCAAGCGTGTGGCCGACTTTGGTATTTTTATCGAGATTTCTGGAACAAAGATTAGTGGGTTATGCCACAAGTCCGAG ATTTCCGATAACAAAAAGGCCAACGTTTCCGAAGCCCTGAAGTCTTTCCGAGAGGACGACCAAATCAAGGCTGTGATTCTTTCGATTGACACTGCCGCCCGAAAAATATCCTTTGGAATCAAGCCGTCGTATTTCGATGACGAAGATTTTGCTATGAAGGACGCATCAGAAGATGGGGATAGCTCCGAGGAAGGTGAAGGAGAGGGTGAAGATAatgatgatgacgaagaCCAGGATGAGGAGGCCGGAGAGGAAGAGGTAttagaagaggaagaagaaggggaggaggacTCAGACGAGGAGCTTGCTGAAGCAATAGCAGAG GTGGCCTTGCCCGAAGAAACAATCGCCACGCCAAAGACAACACACTCATCCAAAGACGCTCCCGCCCTGTCTCTGAGCGGGGGATTCAACTGGTCTGGTCAGGGTGAGGACGGGGCTGATGAAGGGGCGAGCGGAAGCGAAGGTTCCGATTCGGAGGACGAAGATAGCGCCAAGAAGtccaagaaaaagaaaaagcgCGGAATCCTGAAGGACATGACTGCCGACTTGCACACCAAAGTTCCAGAATCAACTGCTGATTTTGAGCGCGTTctcttgggatctccaaacTCTTCGTATCTCTGGATCCAATATATGTCTTTCCAGCTTCAACTATCCGAGGTTGACAAGGCTCGAGAGATTGGTCGACGTGCTCTCCAGACAATCAATTACCGCGAAGAACAAGAAAAACTCAACGTTTGGATTGCTCTACTTAATTTGGAAAATCAGTTTGGAACTGAAGAAAGCTTGGAGGCACTGTTCAAGGATGCTGCGCGACACAATGATTCCAAGACGGTGCATTTAAGGATGGCTGCGATATTTGATGAATCAGAGAAGACTCAG AGAGCGGAAGAGCAATACGCTCGCACTGCGAAAAAGTTTAGCCAGAGCAGTAAAGTCTGGACGTTATTTGGCGAGTACTACCTCAAGACAGGAAAGCTCGAAGAATCACGCAAACTGCTTGCAAGGAGTCTGCTTAGCTTGCCCCAGCGAAAAC ACTTGAAAACAATTTCTACATTTGCCCGGATGGAATACAAGCTTGGAGATCCCGAACGCGGCAAGACCATCTTTGAGGGTATTGTCGAATCTCACCCCAAGCGGAACGACTTGTGGTCCATGTATATTGATATGGAAGTTTCACAAGGCAACGCTCAGAGTATTCG AAATGTTTTCAACCGGGCCCTTGCACGAAAGCTTACTGCAAAGCAAGCCAA ATTCTTTTTCAAAAAGTGGCTTGAGATCGAGAAGAGAATTGGTGACGATGCTGGAGCAGAGGCCGTCAAAGAAAAGGCTGTGGCTTGGATGCAATCGCACTCGGGCTCAGGCGAGGAGTCATAA
- a CDS encoding cytochrome P450 family protein, which translates to MPTQYEEEVYKEWSDKVGSDIISLKVPGQSIIVLNSADHANELLNKRSSIYSDRPYIHMIASPKLTGWGKGAAVSRYNEHWKAQRRYMHDALGKKSVKMFWPLIERDVRFTARKFLDNSSPDDIVSEICRMTGCSILSAVYGYDTTSAEDPLVKIVQVALNGFIQAAAPANFLVNYFPFLEIIPSWFPGAGWKRLAETWRKDKDNMIEIPYNWTKQQIASGTAHPSIVNTLLANLRSKTSGSHGFVTPLEEQEDPLKWAVGSLFGAGSETSASSILVTILALIRHPEIQAKARQELDGVLGGERLPTLQDRDSLPYMCNIIKETLRWRSVLPTAIPHSCTQEDTYLGYRIPKGSIIFGNIWAISNNPQVYPEPSRFNPDRFLDPAVPDAPAFGFGRRICPGVHFAEATIFMAISTLLAVFDIQPGRDENGNPVIPDARMGPSSLVR; encoded by the exons ATGCCTACTCAGTACGAAGAGGAGGTGTACAAGGAGTGGAGTGATAAAGTCGGTA GTGACATAATATCTCTGAAAGTTCCTGGCCAAAGCATTATCGTCCTGAACTCGGCTGATCACGCTAATGAGCTGCTCAACAAACGATCATCGATCTATTCAGATCGTCCATACATCCATATGATCGCCAGTCCAAAGCT TACGGGATGGGGAAAGGGAGCAGCCGTCTCTAGATACAATGAGCACTGGAAAGCACAACGGAGGTATATGCACGATGCACTCGGCAAGAAATCGGTCAAGATGTTTTGGCCCTTGATCGAGCGGGATGTTCGCTTCACCGCACGGAAATTTCTGGATAATTCTAGCCCTGATGATATCGTTTCTGAGATTTGTAG GATGACAGGATGTAGTATTTTATCCGCCGTCTACGGGTACGACACAACTTCGGCCGAGGACCCATTAGTGAAAATAGTACAAGTCGCTTTGAACGGGTTCATTCAGGCGGCTGCTCCTGCGA ATTTCCTCGTTAACTACTTTCCGTTCCTTGAAATCATCCCTTCATGGTTTCCTGGGGCTGGGTGGAAGCGTCTAGCAGAAACTTGGAGGAAAGACAAAGATAATATGATAGAAATTCCGTACAACTGGACAAAGCAGCAGATT GCATCTGGAACAGCCCACCCGTCCATTGTTAACACGCTCTTGGCCAATCTACGCAGCAAAACTTCCGGATCCCATGGATTCGTAACGCCGCTTGAAGAGCAGGAGGATCCACTCAAGTGGGCGGTCGGGTCTTTGTTTGGAG CTGGGAGCGAAACA TCGGCCTCGTCGATTCTTGTGACCATCCTAGCCCTGATACGTCACCCCGAGATCCAGGCCAAAGCCAGACAAGAGCTGGATGGCGTACTTGGAGGGGAGCGCCTTCCAACTCTACAAGACCGTGATAGTCTACCGTACATGTGTAATATCATAAAGGAAACTTTGCGCTGGAGGTCGGTTCTTCCGACAG CTATTCCACATTCATGCACTCAAGAGGATACATACCTTGGGTACCGTATACCAAAAGGATCAATTAT ATTTGGGAATATATG GGCGATCAGCAACAATCCCCAGGTCTACCCGGAGCCGAGCCGATTCAACCCGGACCGGTTTCTCGACCCGGCTGTGCCTGACGCGCCAGCCTTtggatttggaagaag GATTTGTCCGGGGGTCCATTTCGCCGAGGCTACTATTTTTATGGCCATCTCGACTTTACTGGCAGTTTTCGACATACAACCTGGTCGGGACGAGAACGGAAATCCGGTGATTCCTGATGCGAGAATGGGGCCTAGCTCTTTAGTGAGGTGA
- a CDS encoding GMC oxidoreductase, with product MARSAAKTSALVASTIVFTLGAHAFPRGDTAHNPDNPNRHLLARAITADTSKLDGKTFDFVIVGGGTAGLAMASRLTEYSNMTVAVIEAGGDGSDHADNINIPGYSYLHGLTGSDADWSYTITNQSSAGNRATKWPRGKVLGGSGSTNGMFWGIGSAHDWDAWSTLFPTSSPSYNSSKLPNGTPASFPWTWTQIQHYHKKSETFHAPPAEQQSKYGMMIDADAHGTSGPIQTTMSEFIYDPVSNWVPTLVNVGMKKGDLASGDTNVATITPSTLNPSNFTRSNSLAGYITPVGPRSNLVILTGVQATGLVWGSKKNGGAVATGVNFAASAGGQTYSVKASKEVILCGGVIGSAQLLQVSGVGPKALMDSLKIQSVVDLPGVGQNLQDHEATTVTWSVDGATWADLAGNATLQAEQLVEFRESSTGLWTYINEAVAYPNIQNIMGTSADTWISSVSSQLSSALSSLSTAQSLDSTVLKGITQQFNIQLDMLKNGVGQLEIIMTMLAGAGNVGIQVAQQHAWSRGELRISSASIWDYPTINPNYLSNGWDVDIMNAGIKFVRRVGSTEPMSSYLKTEGGGTSAATTDAAINSYVANSIATGYHPIGTCSMLPLDMGGVVDTTLRVYGTTNVRVIDASVMPIHVTAHTMAPAYAIAEYGADIIKMAYWPVPPSASTTSSKAGGPSGTPDTETGVATGGLSQTQRTAAIAASIGGAAAVAALIAVLFFIRKRGKKANAQEDAYSGAYATDQRRSDLPMQTLSQSDLNAPIAPFKTGGKPDYRMSASTMDTAQLHAATPMQEHQHLHYDDPHSPGYAYGSQTFNPYTDASAPGTPYMGPAPGLNPGNPHEYQYVSGRASPGSNTGARI from the exons ATGGCACGCTCTGCAGCCAAGACATCTGCGCTCGTCGCATCTACTATTGTTTTCACTCTTGGTGCACATGCATTTCCACGCGGAGATACAGCTCACAACCCAGACAATCCCAACCGACACTTGCTCGCCCGTGCCATCACAGCCGATACCTCCAAGCTCGATGGCAAAACTTTCGATTTCGTCATTGTTGG CGGTGGAACAGCAGGTCTCGCCATGGCTTCTCGATTGACAG AGTACTCGAATATGACAGTCGCTGTCATCGAAGCAGGTGGTGATGGTTCTGACCACGCAGATAACATCAATATTCCCGGATATTCATATCTCCACGGATTAACCGGCAGCGATGCAGATTGGTCATACACCATCACAAACCAGTCCAGCGCCGGGAACCGTGCGACTAAATGGCCTCGAGGGAAAGTCCTTGGAGGCAGTGGT AGCACAAATGGCATGTTCTGGGGTATTGGTTCGGCACACGATTGGGACGCATGGTCTACGCTCTTCCCTACTTCTTCGCCGTCCTACAACTCTTCCAAACTTCCAAACGGAACGCCAGCATCCTTCCCATGGACATGGACCCAGATCCAGCATTACCACAAAAAATCAGAGACCTTTCACGCTCCTCCTGCTGAACAACAATCCAAATATGGTATGATGATCGATGCCGACGCGCATGGAACCTCGGGTCCGATCCAAACAACCATGAGCGAATTTATCTACGACCCGGTCTCTAATTGGGTTCCCACGCTCGTAAACGTGGGCATGAAGAAAGGTGACTTGGCGAGCGGAGACACCAATGTCGCGACCATTACTCCCAGCACCTTGAACCCGAGCAACTTTACAAGGAGTAACAGTCTTGCCGGTTACATTACCCCCGTGGGACCTCGGAGCAACCTTGTGATTTTGACCGGGGTACAAGCGACAGGTCTTGTGTGGGGTTCCAAGAAAAACGGCGGCGCTGTTGCCACGGGTGTG AATTTCGCTGCAAGTGCTGGTGGTCAAACTTATTCAGTCAAAGCTTCCAAAGAGGTTATCCTATG TGGTGGTGTCATTGGTTCTGCCCAATT GCTGCAAGTTTCCGGAGTAGGACCGAAGGCTCTCATGGACTCTCTTAAAATCCAATCAGTCGTTGATCTACCAGGGGTTGGCCAAAATTTGCAGGACCACG AGGCCACTACGGTCACTTGGTCCGTTGACGGGGCAACATGGGCCGACCTGGCGGGCAACGCCACGCTCCAAGCAGAACAGCTCGTAGAATTCCGAGAGTCTTCAACCGGGCTATGGACATACATCAACGAGGCAGTCG CATATCCAAATATCCAGAATATCATGGGAACATCTGCCGATACCTGGATTTCCTCTGTTTCTTCCCAACTTTCCAGCGCTCTGTCGTCGCTCTCGACCGCCCAATCCCTCGATAGCACCGTTCTCAAGGGAATAACTCAGCAATTCAATATTCAACTCGACATGCTCAAGAACGGTGTCGGTCAATTAGAAATTATTATGACTATGCTTGCGGGTGCTGGAAACGTTGGTATTCAGGTTGCCCAGCAGCACGCGTGGAGTAGAGGAGAACTCAGGATCTCTAGCGCGAGTATCTGGGACTACCCTACTATCAACCCG AACTATTTATCGAATGGGTGGGATG TGGATATTATGAACGCTGGGATCAAGTTTGTCAGACGCGTGGGTTCGACCGAGCCAATGAGTTCCTACTTGAAAACCGAGGGTGGCGGAACA AGCGCGGCAACGACAGACGCGGCGATCAATAGCTACGTCGCCAACAGTATTGCGACCGGTTATCACCCCATCGGCACTTGCTCCATGCTTCCGCTCGACATGGGAGGTGTGGTCGATACAACCCTGCGCGTGTACGGGACCACCAACGTGCGCGTGATCGACGCGAGCGTGATGCCGATCCACGTGACCGCGCATACAATGGCCCCGGCGTACGCGATTGCCGAGTACGGTGCGGATATTATCAAGATGGCTTACTGGCCTGTGCCTCCCTCGGCTTCGACCACAAGCTCTAAGGCTGGCGGTCCTAGCGGCACCCCTGATACGGAGACTGGTGTCGCAACTGGTGGGTTGTCCCAAACCCAAAGGACGGCTGCCATTGCAGCGTCGATTGGTGGTGCGGCTGCTGTCGCTGCCTTGATT GCCGTTTTGTTCTTTATTCGCAAGCGAGGGAAAAAGGCAAATGCACAAGAAGATGCTTATTCTGGAGCGTATGCTACCGACCAACGCCGTTCCGATC TTCCCATGCAAACCCTTTCTCAATCCGACCTCAACGCCCCGATTGCTCCATTCAAGACAGGCGGGAAGCCCGACTACCGTATGTCTGCGTCGACCATGGATACCGCGCAGCTACACGCTGCTACTCCTATGCAAGAGCACCAACACTTGCACTACGATGACCCTCATTCTCCTGGGTACGCCTATGGCTCTCAGACATTTAATCCATACACCGACGCCAGCGCACCTGGCACTCCATACATGGGCCCTGCACCTGGGCTTAATCCCGGCAATCCCCATGAGTATCAATATGTGAGCGGTAGAGCCTCCCCAGGATCCAATACTGGTGCTCGGATATGA